The following coding sequences lie in one Silene latifolia isolate original U9 population chromosome 5, ASM4854445v1, whole genome shotgun sequence genomic window:
- the LOC141655063 gene encoding F-box/kelch-repeat protein At1g57790-like, whose translation MAKIGGLIFAIGEWEYYDAENSDTDIQFVPTLKIGPKYHNNAFYSLARDGCLGELKFVEGEISWKVYKHPFDEETSSLNSSYLVEVDGELVSVFIGGHGSWVKVFKFNISDKCWIKLDTLGEHTLFVSPASSFSIKTDKSEMRNRIYLPRRKENKIVFYSLDTGKYHTSTSANSLDDFYGTKAQSFCCWVNISL comes from the coding sequence ATGGCAAAAATTGGTGGTTTGATCTTTGCAATCGGAGAGTGGGAGTATTATGATGCGGAAAACTCTGACACGGATATCCAATTTGTTCCTACTTTAAAAATCGGGCCCAAGTATCATAACAACGCGTTCTATTCTCTCGCGAGGGATGGTTGCCTCGGGGAATTAAAATTTGTAGAAGGAGAAATTAGTTGGAAAGTTTATAAACATCCATTTGATGAGGAAACATCATCGCTCAACTCGTCCTATTTAGTCGAGGTTGATGGGGAACTTGTTTCGGTTTTTATTGGTGGACACGGGAGTTGGGTTAAAGTGTTCAAATTCAACATTTCAGACAAATGTTGGATAAAATTAGATACCTTGGGAGAGCAcaccttgttcgttagtccagcATCGTCTTTTTCAATTAAGACAGACAAAAGCGAGATGAGAAACAGAATATATTTGCCACGGCGAAAGGAGAATAAGATCGTCTTCTATTCACTCGATACAGGCAAGTATCACACTTCGACTAGTGCTAATTCTCTGGACGATTTCTATGGCACAAAGGCGCAATCGTTTTGTTGTTGGGTTAATATCAGTTTGTGA